The proteins below are encoded in one region of Triticum aestivum cultivar Chinese Spring chromosome 1B, IWGSC CS RefSeq v2.1, whole genome shotgun sequence:
- the LOC123090779 gene encoding uncharacterized protein yields MNVQLNGVEHHRFDTLVLLQDSVAAKLAARKWLDGNEAVAIHLNYQHFVDIGFEDALINEDMAFRLIPEAAYVQMRTNAAALDDCWPNYKSPNLRDGQNPRTREWVMGNMKAHGRRIVDRDRALLLRFEIKGDLRCRRRIIFKPEVREALGAEPLVLLQYKSPCALGCTALSYCWWWRRSRLRRRQRRRQQRRRPRGREAVASREREPRQAATRRSQRRGLVATRPREPQLASMGCSDRSAEE; encoded by the exons ATGAACGTGCAG TTGAACGGCGTCGAACACCATCGGTTCGACACGCTCGTTTTGCTGCAAGACTCGGTGGCGGCCAAGTTGGCCGCGAGAAAGTGGTTGGATGGCAACGAGGCCGTTGCCATCCACCTCAACTACCAGCACTTCGTCGACATTGGGTTCGAGGACGCCCTGATCAACGAAGACATGGCTTTCAGACTCATTCCGGAAGCGGCGTATGTTCAGATGAGGACAAATGCTGCAGCTCTGGACGACTGTTGGCCGAACTACAAG TCCCCGAACCTGCGAGACGGACAGAATCCCAGGACGCGTGAGTGGGTGATGGGTAACATGAAGGCGCACGGGCGGCGGATCGTCGACAGGGATAGGGCCCTCCTGTTGAGGTTCGAGATAAAGGGGGATCTTCGTTGCCGACGCCGCATCATCTTCAAGCCCGAGGTGCGCGAGGCGCTCGGTGCCGAGCCTCTGGTGCTATTGCAGTACAAGAGCCCATGTGCCCTCGGGTGTACCGCCTTGAGCTATTGCTGGTGGTGGAGGCGATCGAGGCtgcggaggcggcagcggcggcggcagcagcggcggcggccgcgggGGCGGGAGGCGGTGGCGAGCCGGGAGAGGGAGCCCcggcaggcggcgacgcggcggagCCAGCGGCGGGGGCTGGTGGCGACGCGGCCGAGGGAGCCGCAGCTGGCGTCGATGGGGTGCAGTGATCGCTCTGCCGAG GAGTAG